Below is a genomic region from Spartobacteria bacterium.
ATGTCTCAAGGAAGTATTTCATAGTCTCTCTCCTCATTCCTCAGTTTCCGCTCTGTCTTTCATTTCTCTCTGCCTAACATTATATTCTACATCAAATTTATCAGCAGTTTGGCAGACTGCCCGAGTAAAGTCAATCATTCCAAGTATATAAAAACAAGGGTTGCCTGAAGCCTGGATGATGTATATGATGAAACAAAATCATGAAACATATAAATCAGAACAGCAAAAATATTGTGCAGTATAATATGAATCCCAAGTGGCCGGCGGGCTATTTCGAGGTACTTGCAGAGCTTGAAATACCACCGAAGCAGCATTCGTTTTATGCGCAATGGGTTCGGCAGTTTTTCAGTGCTGAGCTACAGGGTCGGCGAAGACGCGATCTTGGGTTGCCGGATATCCATCATTTTTTGGATTCGCTGGCATCGAGTGAGGGAACTGCGGAATGGCAGGTTATGCAGGCGCGTGAGGCGCTGTTCATTTATTATGAACAATTCAGGGGAATCCGGCTGGATAATGGAGGGGCAGCGCCTTCACCATCCGGTTTTGCGGTTGACGGGCATCAAGAGGATACTTCTGGTGCGCCCGCTATGCAGAAAAAGGATATTCCTTTGCCAAGAGAGGCCCATTGGGTCAAGAAAGTTCCCCAGCCGAGGAAGCATCCTCAGGCCGGTCAAGTTGACTGGGAGACCCTGACAGCTGCTGTCCGCGAGACGCTGCGCATTAAGCATTATGCGTATCTAACTGAAAAGACATATATGCACTGGATACGTCGTTTTGTGAACTACCACAACGGGCGTAAGCCCTCCACCATGGGGTCTGCGGAGATTCATGCTTTTTTGAGTTATCTGGCTGTGAACAGGGATGTGGCGGCAAGTACGCAGAACCAGGCCTTGAATGCGATTGTTTTTTTGTATCGTGACGTGTTGAAGATGGAGCCCGGCGATTTCAGCGATTTTCAGCATGCTCGTGTTCGGCGTAGGATACCGGTGGTTTTGAGTCGCGAAGAAATACAGGCGCTTCTGCGGGAACTGGACGATTTCGAGGAAATGTTTTGTCGTTTGTTATACGGGACGGGCATGCGGATTACCGAAGCGGTACGTTTACGGGTTCAGGACATTTCTTTCGGATTGAATGAAATAACGGTCAGAGCCGGTAAGGGCGATAAGGATCGACGGGTACCGCTGCCAACATCTGTCAAGCAGCCGCTGCAGGCGCACTTGGACTGGCGCAGGCGGTTGTATGAACGGGATAAAGTGAAAAACATGCACGAAGTCGAACTGCCGGGGGCACTGGCTCGAAAGTACCCCAATGCACCTTATGAGTGGAAATGGCAATATGTGTTTCCTGCGGAAAAATACTCGACCGACCCGCGCAGTGGTGCGGTGCGGAGGCATCATCTCGACCAGCAACGTATCCAACGGGCCGTTCGGAAGGCTGCTACACAATTGGACATGACTGCTCGGGTGACGCCACATGTTTTGCGGCACAGTTTTGCCACTCATTTATTGATGGCCGGAACAGATATTCGGAATGTACAGGAGTTGCTGGGACACTCCGATATAAAGAC
It encodes:
- a CDS encoding integron integrase, whose translation is MQKKDIPLPREAHWVKKVPQPRKHPQAGQVDWETLTAAVRETLRIKHYAYLTEKTYMHWIRRFVNYHNGRKPSTMGSAEIHAFLSYLAVNRDVAASTQNQALNAIVFLYRDVLKMEPGDFSDFQHARVRRRIPVVLSREEIQALLRELDDFEEMFCRLLYGTGMRITEAVRLRVQDISFGLNEITVRAGKGDKDRRVPLPTSVKQPLQAHLDWRRRLYERDKVKNMHEVELPGALARKYPNAPYEWKWQYVFPAEKYSTDPRSGAVRRHHLDQQRIQRAVRKAATQLDMTARVTPHVLRHSFATHLLMAGTDIRNVQELLGHSDIKTTQIYTHVLNKGPLGIVSPADTL